From the genome of Helicobacter pylori, one region includes:
- the tlpC gene encoding methyl-accepting chemotaxis protein TlpC, whose protein sequence is MKSTRIGSKIVMMVCAVVIIISAVMGAIISYKVESVLQSQATELLQKKAQLVSFKIQSIMKRIFIGANTLEKFLSDENSAINDTLKRRMLSEFLLANPHVLLISAIYTNNNERAITAMNMDSKIAYPNTVLNESMTNQIHSLKDITRSDPYYKEVNGNKIYGMDITLPLTDKNQKIIGALNFFLNIDAFYTDVVGKKKSNTFLMGKDGRLLISPNREIQDKILSAINPDKRVAKGVEYYNQNEAGTLSYHSLSGNTETFLAIQPFDFFEEKGNNGNHWRWAIGKYVNKSLVFKEAANTKYIIITTLILGVLVLAFLVFIIISNLITKRISRVNNTLNDFFNLLNNPKNNHAISLTPPSTYDEIGQMQASINENILKTQESIQADNKAIQNSIEVTNHVENGDFTQEIACVPKNKDLQALRNTINSIIQYFRNQIGANIEALNNALEHYKNLDFTHHIQNPKANMEKALNTLGQEISSMLKASLGFANALNHESKDLKTCVDNLTKTAHKQERSLKNTTQSLEEITNIITTIDSKSQEMISQGEDIKSVVDMIRDIADQTNLLALNAAIEAARAGEHGRGFAVVADEVRKLAERTQKSLSEIEANINILVQSIADNAESIKMQNKGVENIHNSINALQQDVQDNLTIANHSLAVSTKIDGISQDILEDVSKKKF, encoded by the coding sequence ATGAAATCTACAAGAATTGGTTCTAAAATCGTCATGATGGTGTGCGCGGTTGTTATTATAATTAGCGCTGTTATGGGCGCTATCATCAGCTACAAGGTTGAAAGCGTGTTGCAAAGCCAAGCTACAGAATTGTTGCAAAAAAAAGCTCAGTTAGTCAGTTTTAAAATTCAAAGCATCATGAAGCGCATTTTTATTGGCGCTAATACCCTTGAAAAATTTTTAAGCGATGAAAATAGCGCTATCAACGACACCCTAAAAAGGCGCATGCTCTCTGAGTTTTTGCTGGCAAACCCTCATGTGTTGTTGATTAGTGCGATTTATACGAATAATAATGAACGAGCCATCACTGCCATGAACATGGATTCAAAAATCGCTTACCCTAATACCGTGCTCAATGAAAGCATGACAAATCAAATCCATTCGCTCAAAGATATAACCCGTTCAGATCCCTATTATAAAGAGGTTAATGGCAATAAAATCTATGGCATGGATATTACCCTCCCCCTAACGGATAAGAATCAAAAGATTATAGGCGCGCTGAATTTCTTTTTAAACATTGACGCTTTTTATACCGATGTGGTAGGCAAAAAAAAGAGCAACACCTTTTTAATGGGGAAAGATGGCAGGCTTTTGATCAGCCCTAATCGTGAGATCCAAGATAAGATTTTAAGCGCTATCAATCCGGATAAACGAGTCGCTAAAGGTGTGGAGTATTACAATCAAAACGAAGCGGGCACTTTGAGCTACCATTCATTAAGCGGGAATACAGAAACCTTTTTAGCCATACAGCCCTTTGATTTTTTTGAAGAAAAAGGGAATAACGGCAATCATTGGCGTTGGGCAATTGGGAAATATGTCAATAAATCTTTAGTCTTTAAAGAAGCGGCAAACACCAAATACATTATTATCACCACTTTGATTTTAGGCGTGCTGGTGTTAGCCTTTTTAGTCTTTATCATCATTTCTAATCTCATAACCAAACGCATCAGTAGGGTCAATAACACCCTAAATGATTTTTTCAACTTGCTTAATAACCCCAAAAATAACCATGCCATAAGCCTAACGCCCCCAAGCACCTATGATGAAATCGGGCAAATGCAAGCTTCTATTAATGAAAACATTCTTAAAACCCAAGAAAGCATTCAAGCCGATAATAAAGCCATTCAAAACAGCATTGAAGTGACAAACCATGTGGAAAACGGAGATTTCACGCAAGAAATCGCATGCGTGCCTAAAAATAAAGATTTGCAAGCCCTAAGGAATACGATTAATAGCATTATCCAGTATTTTCGTAACCAAATTGGCGCCAATATTGAAGCCCTAAATAACGCCCTAGAGCATTATAAAAACCTGGATTTCACCCACCACATCCAAAATCCTAAAGCCAACATGGAAAAAGCGCTCAACACTTTAGGGCAAGAAATTTCTAGCATGCTTAAAGCTTCTTTAGGGTTTGCAAACGCGCTCAATCATGAATCCAAAGATTTAAAAACTTGCGTGGATAATTTAACCAAAACCGCCCATAAACAAGAAAGAAGCCTGAAAAACACCACTCAATCCTTAGAAGAAATCACTAACATTATTACAACCATTGATTCTAAAAGCCAAGAGATGATCTCTCAAGGCGAAGACATTAAAAGCGTGGTGGATATGATTAGAGACATCGCTGATCAAACGAATTTATTAGCCCTAAACGCTGCTATTGAAGCCGCAAGGGCTGGCGAGCATGGCAGAGGCTTTGCGGTGGTGGCTGATGAAGTGAGAAAACTCGCTGAAAGGACGCAAAAATCGCTCAGCGAAATTGAAGCCAATATTAATATTCTCGTTCAAAGCATTGCCGATAACGCTGAGTCTATTAAAATGCAAAATAAGGGCGTAGAAAACATCCACAACTCCATTAACGCCTTGCAACAAGATGTCCAAGATAATTTGACTATCGCTAATCATTCTTTAGCAGTCAGCACTAAAATTGACGGGATTTCCCAAGATATTTTAGAAGATGTGAGCAAGAAGAAATTTTAA
- the rpsI gene encoding 30S ribosomal protein S9, whose protein sequence is MRKIYATGKRKTAIAKVWLTPGKGELSINEQSLNQWLGGHEAIKMKVMQPLLLTKQEQSVDIKAVVFGGGYSAQAEALRHGISKALNAYDIAFRAILKPKGLLTRDSRVVERKKYGKRKARRSPQFSKR, encoded by the coding sequence ATGAGAAAAATCTATGCTACCGGTAAAAGAAAAACCGCTATCGCTAAAGTGTGGCTCACTCCGGGTAAAGGCGAATTGAGTATCAATGAGCAGAGCCTGAATCAATGGTTAGGTGGGCATGAAGCCATTAAAATGAAAGTCATGCAGCCCTTACTTTTAACCAAACAAGAGCAGTCTGTGGATATTAAGGCGGTGGTTTTTGGTGGGGGCTACTCAGCGCAAGCGGAAGCCTTAAGGCATGGCATTTCTAAAGCTTTGAACGCTTATGATATTGCTTTTAGAGCCATTTTAAAACCTAAAGGCTTGCTCACTAGGGATTCAAGGGTGGTTGAACGCAAAAAATACGGCAAAAGAAAGGCCAGAAGAAGCCCGCAATTCTCTAAAAGGTAA
- the rplM gene encoding 50S ribosomal protein L13 has translation MTKTAKVNDIVRDWVVLDAKDKVFGRLITEIAVLLRGKHRPFYTPNVDCGDFVVVINANKVKFSGMKLENKEYFTHSGYFGSTKSKTLQEMLEKTPEKLYHLAVRGMLPKTKLGKAMIKKLKVYRDDKHPHTAQTSKKDAK, from the coding sequence ATGACAAAGACCGCTAAAGTCAATGACATCGTTCGTGATTGGGTCGTTTTAGACGCTAAAGACAAAGTTTTTGGCCGCTTGATCACTGAAATCGCTGTGCTTTTAAGAGGCAAACACCGCCCTTTTTACACCCCTAATGTGGATTGCGGGGATTTTGTGGTGGTTATCAACGCTAATAAGGTTAAATTTTCAGGCATGAAATTAGAGAATAAAGAGTATTTTACCCATTCAGGCTATTTTGGCAGCACTAAGAGCAAGACTCTCCAAGAAATGCTAGAAAAAACCCCCGAAAAGCTCTACCACTTAGCCGTTAGGGGCATGCTCCCTAAAACGAAATTAGGGAAAGCGATGATCAAAAAACTCAAAGTTTATCGTGATGATAAGCACCCTCACACCGCACAAACTAGCAAAAAGGACGCTAAATGA
- a CDS encoding DUF5408 family protein: protein MPKEQEAQEIAKKAVKIVFFLGLVVVLLMMINLYMLINQINASARMSQQIKKIEERLNQEQK, encoded by the coding sequence ATGCCCAAAGAACAAGAAGCCCAAGAAATCGCTAAAAAAGCCGTTAAAATCGTGTTTTTTTTAGGGCTTGTGGTGGTGCTTTTGATGATGATAAACCTTTACATGCTCATCAATCAAATCAACGCGAGTGCTCGTATGAGCCAACAAATCAAAAAGATAGAAGAAAGGCTCAATCAGGAGCAAAAATAA
- a CDS encoding FAD-dependent oxidoreductase, which produces MSREFDAVIIGGGVSGCATFYTLSEYSSLKRVAIVEKCSKLAQISSSAKANSQTIHDGSIETNYTPEKAKKVRLSAYKTRQYALNKGLQNEVIFETQKMAIGVGDEECEFMKKRYESFKEIFVGLEEFDKQKIKELEPNVILGANGIDRHENIIGHGYQKDWSTMNFAKLSENFVEEALKLKPNNQVFLNFKVRKIEKRNDTYAIISEDAEEVYAKFVLVNAGSYALPLAQSMGYGLDLGCLPVAGSFYFVPDLLRGKVYTVQNPKLPFAAVHGDPDAVIKGKTRIGPTALTMPKLERNKCWLKGISLELLKMDLNKDVFKIAFDLMSDKEIRNYVFKNMVFELPIIGKRKFLKDAQKIIPSLSLEDLEYAHGFGEVRPQVLDRTKRKLELGEKKICTHKGITFNMTPSPGATSCLQNALVDSQEIAAYLDESFELERFYKDLSPEELEN; this is translated from the coding sequence ATGAGTAGGGAATTTGATGCTGTTATTATTGGAGGTGGGGTTTCAGGGTGTGCGACCTTTTATACTTTGAGCGAATACAGCTCCTTAAAGCGCGTGGCTATCGTGGAAAAATGCTCTAAATTAGCTCAAATCAGCTCTAGTGCTAAGGCTAATTCGCAAACCATTCATGATGGCTCTATTGAAACGAATTACACTCCCGAAAAAGCTAAAAAAGTGCGTTTGAGCGCTTACAAAACCAGGCAATACGCGCTCAATAAAGGCTTGCAAAATGAAGTGATTTTTGAAACCCAGAAAATGGCTATAGGCGTGGGCGATGAAGAATGCGAGTTCATGAAAAAACGCTACGAATCCTTTAAAGAAATCTTTGTGGGGTTAGAAGAATTTGACAAACAAAAGATTAAAGAATTAGAGCCTAATGTGATTTTAGGGGCTAATGGAATAGACAGGCATGAAAACATTATCGGGCATGGTTATCAAAAAGATTGGAGCACCATGAATTTTGCAAAGTTGAGTGAAAACTTCGTTGAAGAAGCCCTAAAATTAAAGCCTAACAACCAGGTGTTTTTGAATTTCAAAGTGAGAAAGATTGAAAAACGCAACGACACTTACGCAATCATTTCAGAAGACGCTGAAGAAGTGTATGCTAAATTCGTGCTGGTCAATGCCGGCTCTTACGCTTTGCCTTTGGCTCAGAGCATGGGCTATGGCTTAGATTTAGGGTGCTTGCCTGTGGCGGGTAGCTTTTATTTTGTGCCGGATTTATTAAGGGGTAAGGTTTATACCGTTCAAAACCCCAAGCTCCCTTTTGCAGCCGTGCATGGCGACCCTGATGCCGTCATTAAAGGAAAAACACGAATCGGGCCTACCGCTTTAACGATGCCCAAATTAGAACGCAATAAATGCTGGCTTAAGGGCATTAGCTTGGAATTGTTGAAAATGGATTTGAATAAAGATGTGTTTAAAATTGCGTTTGATTTGATGAGCGATAAAGAAATCCGTAATTATGTGTTTAAAAACATGGTTTTTGAATTGCCTATTATCGGTAAAAGGAAATTTTTAAAAGACGCTCAAAAAATCATCCCCTCTCTTAGCCTAGAAGATTTAGAATACGCTCATGGTTTTGGCGAAGTGCGCCCGCAAGTTTTAGACAGAACCAAGCGAAAACTAGAATTAGGCGAAAAAAAGATTTGCACCCATAAAGGCATCACTTTCAACATGACCCCCTCTCCAGGCGCAACGAGTTGCTTGCAAAACGCCCTTGTGGATTCCCAAGAAATCGCTGCGTATTTGGACGAAAGCTTTGAATTAGAACGCTTTTATAAAGATTTATCCCCAGAAGAATTGGAAAATTAA
- a CDS encoding SH3 domain-containing protein yields the protein MRYFLVVFLFLFVGCMKKDFTLKDLSLPQEASSYLASSQNGSNNIDPQALREKLKKSYLKAWYSPWLDMKVKSNKKEVFWILKEMNKSTGYGEDLKPNAKAFNDELIKSMDIERYPSAKIRAVVARDSDVRAVPTNKPYYLSQKGYPFDRYQNSLIFQGTPVLITHFNTDKTYAHIQSSFVYGWIKTNDLAYMRDKDIELLTNLKDYVMPIKDKIPLYTDYGDFYTSARVGELFALIPQSQKTSQKSQKKGLKAYGFLRDAKGYATLQSVILEEKDFFVFPKAFTSENMAYFIDTMLGQKYGWGGLLGNRDCSAFTRDSFANFGILLPRNSYAQSRYANNYVDLSPMKAKEKENYILKNATPFGTLIYLKGHIMLYLGAYNHQAIVAHSIWSVQTQKHFKTLSHKIGGVVITSLWLAEEHNGAFSKKKLLIDRVLGMSDLKDFVNKTSSPLNAN from the coding sequence ATGCGTTACTTTCTTGTAGTTTTCTTGTTTTTGTTTGTAGGTTGCATGAAAAAGGATTTCACGCTCAAAGATTTATCCTTACCCCAAGAGGCTTCAAGCTATCTTGCAAGCTCTCAAAATGGCAGTAACAATATTGACCCCCAAGCGTTAAGAGAAAAATTAAAAAAGAGCTATCTCAAAGCGTGGTATTCCCCATGGCTAGACATGAAAGTCAAAAGCAATAAAAAAGAAGTGTTTTGGATCCTTAAGGAGATGAATAAATCCACCGGTTATGGCGAAGATCTAAAACCCAACGCCAAAGCTTTCAATGATGAGCTGATTAAAAGCATGGATATTGAGCGTTACCCGAGCGCTAAGATTAGGGCTGTTGTAGCGCGAGATAGCGATGTTAGGGCTGTGCCTACTAACAAGCCTTATTACCTCTCTCAAAAAGGCTATCCTTTTGACAGGTATCAAAATTCGCTGATTTTTCAAGGCACGCCGGTTTTGATCACGCATTTCAACACGGATAAAACTTACGCCCACATTCAAAGCAGTTTTGTTTATGGTTGGATCAAAACAAACGATTTAGCCTACATGCGCGATAAAGACATAGAGCTTTTAACCAATCTTAAAGATTATGTCATGCCTATAAAAGATAAAATCCCCCTTTATACAGACTATGGGGATTTTTACACCAGTGCCAGGGTGGGCGAATTGTTCGCTCTCATCCCCCAAAGTCAAAAAACATCTCAAAAATCCCAAAAAAAGGGATTAAAAGCCTATGGTTTTTTAAGAGACGCTAAGGGCTATGCGACTTTACAAAGCGTGATTTTAGAAGAAAAGGATTTTTTTGTTTTCCCTAAAGCTTTTACTAGCGAGAACATGGCGTATTTTATAGACACCATGCTAGGGCAAAAATACGGCTGGGGTGGGCTATTGGGTAATAGGGATTGCTCGGCTTTCACTAGGGATAGTTTTGCTAATTTTGGTATTTTGCTCCCCAGAAATTCCTATGCGCAAAGCCGTTATGCGAACAATTATGTGGATTTAAGCCCTATGAAAGCCAAAGAAAAAGAAAACTACATCCTTAAAAACGCCACTCCTTTTGGAACGCTCATCTATTTAAAAGGGCATATCATGCTCTATTTAGGTGCATACAACCATCAAGCGATAGTCGCTCACAGCATTTGGTCGGTGCAAACCCAAAAGCATTTTAAAACCTTGAGCCATAAAATAGGAGGCGTGGTGATCACTTCATTATGGTTAGCTGAAGAACATAATGGGGCGTTTTCTAAAAAGAAATTATTGATTGACAGGGTGCTTGGAATGAGCGATTTGAAAGATTTTGTCAATAAAACTTCAAGCCCTTTGAATGCGAATTGA
- the rpoD gene encoding RNA polymerase sigma factor RpoD — protein MGSYLMECPMKKKANEEKAPKKAKTEATQENKTKEKVKESKVKESRAKDNNKAKESEAKEPVPVKKLSFNEALEELFANSLSDCVSYESIIQISTKIPTLTQVKKIKELCQKYQKKLVSSSEYAKKLNAIDKIKNTEEKQKVLDEELEDGYDFLKEKDLLEWSRSDSPVRMYLREMGDIKLLSKDEEIELSKQIRLGEDIILDAICSVPYLIDFIYAYKDALINRERRVKELFRSFDDDDENSVSDSKKDDDSEEYEENEERKKVVSEKDKKRVEKVQESFKALDKAKKEWLKALEAPTDEKEDELVRLLTLTHKRQTLKDRLYDLEPTSKLINELVKTMETTLKSGDGFEKELKRLEYKLPLFNDTLIANHKKILANITNMTKEDIIAQVPEATMVSVYMDLKKLFLTKEASEEGFDLDPNKLKEILEQIKRGKLISDRAKNKMAKSNLRLVVSIAKRFTSRGLPFLDLIQEGNIGLMKAVDKFEHEKGFKFSTYATWWIKQAISRAIADQARTIRIPIHMIDTINRINKVMRKHIQEYGKEPDLEVVAEEVGLSLDKVKNVIKVTKEPISLETPVGNDDDGKFGDFVEDKNIVSSIDHIMREDLKAQIESVLDQLNEREKAVIRMRFGLLDDESDRTLEEIGKELNVTRERVRQIESSAIKKLRSPQYGRILRNYLRI, from the coding sequence ATGGGTTCTTATCTTATGGAGTGTCCAATGAAAAAGAAAGCTAACGAAGAGAAAGCCCCAAAAAAAGCCAAAACAGAAGCCACACAAGAAAATAAAACTAAGGAAAAAGTTAAAGAGAGTAAGGTTAAAGAAAGCAGAGCTAAAGATAATAATAAGGCTAAAGAGAGCGAAGCCAAAGAACCTGTTCCTGTTAAAAAGCTTAGTTTTAATGAAGCGTTAGAAGAATTGTTCGCTAATTCCTTAAGCGATTGCGTTTCTTATGAGTCTATCATCCAAATCAGCACGAAAATCCCCACTCTAACCCAAGTCAAAAAAATCAAAGAATTGTGCCAAAAATACCAAAAGAAATTAGTCAGCTCTTCAGAATACGCTAAAAAACTCAATGCGATTGACAAGATTAAAAACACTGAAGAAAAGCAAAAAGTTTTAGATGAAGAATTAGAAGATGGCTATGACTTTTTGAAAGAAAAGGATCTTTTAGAGTGGAGCAGAAGCGATAGCCCGGTGCGCATGTATTTGCGCGAGATGGGGGATATAAAACTTTTAAGCAAAGATGAAGAGATTGAATTGAGCAAGCAAATCCGCTTGGGCGAAGACATTATTTTAGACGCAATTTGCTCGGTGCCGTATTTGATTGATTTTATCTATGCGTATAAAGACGCTTTAATCAATCGTGAAAGAAGGGTTAAAGAGCTTTTTAGGAGCTTTGATGATGACGATGAAAATAGCGTGAGCGATTCTAAAAAAGATGATGACAGCGAAGAATATGAAGAAAACGAAGAAAGGAAAAAAGTCGTTTCTGAAAAAGACAAGAAGCGCGTAGAAAAGGTTCAAGAAAGCTTTAAAGCCCTAGATAAGGCTAAAAAAGAATGGCTCAAAGCCCTTGAAGCCCCTACAGATGAAAAAGAAGATGAGCTGGTGCGTTTATTGACCTTAACCCACAAACGCCAAACGCTCAAAGACAGACTCTATGACTTAGAGCCCACCAGCAAACTGATTAATGAATTAGTCAAAACGATGGAAACCACTTTAAAAAGCGGCGATGGGTTTGAAAAAGAGTTGAAACGCTTGGAATACAAACTGCCCTTATTCAATGACACTTTGATCGCTAACCATAAAAAAATCCTTGCTAATATCACTAACATGACTAAAGAAGATATTATCGCTCAAGTGCCAGAAGCGACTATGGTGAGCGTGTATATGGATCTCAAAAAGCTTTTTTTGACTAAAGAAGCGAGCGAAGAAGGCTTTGATTTAGACCCTAACAAGCTAAAAGAAATTTTAGAGCAAATCAAAAGAGGGAAATTGATTTCCGATCGCGCTAAAAACAAAATGGCTAAATCCAATTTAAGGTTGGTGGTGAGCATCGCTAAACGATTCACGAGCAGAGGCTTACCATTCTTGGATTTGATTCAAGAGGGTAATATCGGCTTGATGAAAGCGGTGGATAAGTTTGAGCATGAAAAGGGTTTCAAGTTTTCTACCTATGCAACCTGGTGGATCAAGCAAGCTATCAGCAGAGCCATAGCCGATCAAGCCCGCACTATCCGCATCCCCATTCACATGATTGACACCATTAATCGCATCAATAAAGTCATGCGCAAACACATTCAAGAATACGGCAAAGAGCCTGATTTGGAAGTGGTGGCTGAAGAAGTGGGGCTTTCGTTAGATAAAGTGAAGAATGTGATTAAGGTAACTAAAGAGCCTATCAGTTTGGAAACCCCAGTCGGCAATGATGATGATGGCAAATTTGGGGATTTCGTGGAAGATAAAAATATCGTTAGTTCTATTGATCACATCATGCGTGAAGATTTAAAAGCGCAAATTGAAAGCGTTTTGGATCAGTTGAATGAGCGAGAAAAAGCGGTGATCCGCATGCGTTTTGGGCTTTTAGACGATGAAAGCGATCGAACTTTAGAAGAAATTGGCAAGGAATTGAATGTTACTAGAGAAAGGGTGCGCCAAATCGAAAGCTCTGCGATTAAAAAATTGAGAAGCCCGCAATACGGGCGCATTTTAAGAAACTATTTGCGCATTTGA
- the mtnN gene encoding aminodeoxyfutalosine nucleosidase: MVQKIGILGAMREEITPILELFGVDFEEIPLGGNVFHKGVYHNKEIIVAYSKIGKVHSALTTTSMILTFCVQKVLFSGVAGSLIKDLKINDLLVAIQLVQHDVDLSAFNHPLGFIPESAIFIETSESLNALAKKVANEQHIALKEGVIASGDQFVHSKERKEFLVSEFKASAVEMEGASVAFVCQKFGVPCCVLRSISDNADEKAGMSFDAFLEKSAQTSAKFLKSMVDKL; the protein is encoded by the coding sequence ATGGTGCAAAAAATTGGCATTTTGGGGGCGATGAGAGAAGAAATAACCCCTATACTAGAATTGTTTGGCGTGGATTTTGAAGAGATTCCTTTAGGGGGGAATGTTTTCCATAAAGGCGTTTATCACAACAAGGAAATCATTGTCGCTTATAGCAAGATTGGCAAGGTGCATTCCGCTTTAACCACAACGAGCATGATTTTAACGTTTTGCGTTCAAAAGGTGCTTTTTAGTGGGGTGGCTGGAAGCTTGATTAAAGACTTAAAAATCAATGATTTGTTAGTGGCTATTCAATTAGTCCAGCATGATGTGGATTTGAGCGCGTTTAACCACCCTTTAGGGTTCATCCCAGAAAGCGCGATTTTTATTGAAACTAGCGAAAGTTTAAACGCTTTGGCTAAAAAAGTCGCTAATGAGCAACATATCGCACTCAAAGAAGGCGTCATCGCATCAGGCGATCAGTTTGTGCATAGCAAAGAAAGGAAAGAGTTTTTAGTGAGCGAGTTTAAGGCGAGCGCGGTGGAAATGGAGGGGGCGAGCGTGGCGTTTGTGTGCCAAAAATTTGGCGTGCCATGCTGTGTGTTAAGGAGCATTAGCGATAACGCTGATGAGAAAGCTGGCATGAGCTTTGATGCGTTTTTAGAAAAAAGCGCTCAAACTTCAGCGAAATTCTTAAAAAGCATGGTGGATAAGCTTTAG
- the fabD gene encoding ACP S-malonyltransferase has product MRYALLFPGQGSQCIGMGKSFYESHTLAKELFERASNALKVDMKKTLFEENELLKESAYTQPAIYLVSYTAYQLLNRQADGGLKPVFALGHSLGEVSAVSLSGALDFEKALKLTHQRGKMMQEACANKDASMMVVLGVSEESLLSLCQRTKNVWCANFNGGMQVVLAGIKDDLKALEPTLKEMGAKRVVFLEMSVASHCPFLEPMVFKFQELLEKSLKDKFHFEIISNATNEAYHNKAKAVELLSLQLTQPVRYQDCVKSNNDRVDVFFELGCGSVLKGLNKRLSNKPTISVGGNKGLDEAIEFLEEFV; this is encoded by the coding sequence ATGCGATACGCGCTATTATTTCCAGGGCAAGGCTCGCAATGTATAGGAATGGGAAAGTCATTCTATGAGAGCCACACCCTAGCCAAAGAATTGTTTGAAAGGGCTTCTAACGCGCTTAAAGTGGATATGAAAAAAACGCTTTTTGAAGAAAATGAGCTTTTAAAAGAGAGCGCTTACACCCAGCCTGCCATTTATTTAGTGAGCTATACCGCTTACCAATTGCTCAACAGGCAAGCGGATGGGGGGTTAAAACCCGTTTTTGCTTTAGGGCATTCGCTCGGCGAAGTGAGCGCGGTGTCTTTGAGTGGGGCGTTAGATTTTGAAAAAGCCCTTAAACTCACGCACCAAAGAGGCAAAATGATGCAAGAAGCGTGTGCGAATAAAGACGCGTCCATGATGGTCGTTTTGGGCGTTTCTGAAGAAAGCCTTTTGAGTTTGTGTCAAAGGACCAAAAATGTGTGGTGCGCGAATTTCAATGGTGGCATGCAAGTGGTTTTAGCCGGGATCAAAGACGATTTGAAAGCTCTAGAGCCGACTTTAAAGGAAATGGGGGCTAAAAGGGTGGTTTTTTTAGAAATGAGCGTGGCGAGCCATTGCCCTTTTTTAGAGCCTATGGTTTTTAAATTCCAGGAATTGCTAGAAAAAAGCCTGAAAGATAAATTCCATTTTGAAATCATCTCCAATGCGACTAACGAAGCGTATCACAACAAAGCAAAAGCCGTTGAATTATTGAGCTTGCAACTCACTCAGCCGGTGCGTTATCAAGACTGCGTGAAATCCAATAATGACCGAGTGGATGTCTTTTTTGAATTAGGCTGTGGGAGTGTGTTAAAGGGGCTTAACAAGCGATTGAGCAACAAACCCACCATAAGCGTGGGGGGTAATAAAGGGCTTGATGAAGCCATTGAGTTTTTAGAAGAATTCGTGTGA
- a CDS encoding DNA-methyltransferase codes for MEVPYLSCPIFKSEDKLFTLYQGDCNEVLPQFENQFDLIFADPPYFLSNDGLSIQSGKIVSVNKGDWDKEDGIKDIDEFNYRWINNAKKALKNTGSLLISGTYHNLFSLGRVLQKLDFKILNLITWQKTNPPPNFSCRYLTHSAEQIIWARKSHKHKHVFNYEILKKINNDKQMRDVWSFPAIAPWEKVNGKHPTQKPLALLVRLLLMASDGNSLIGDPFSGSSTTGIAANLLKREFIGIEKESGFIKISMNRKLELDTRYEEIQSKIKDLNLQ; via the coding sequence ATGGAAGTGCCTTATCTTTCTTGCCCCATTTTTAAAAGCGAAGACAAGCTTTTCACTCTTTATCAAGGGGATTGCAATGAGGTTTTGCCCCAATTTGAAAATCAGTTTGATTTGATTTTTGCTGATCCGCCTTATTTCCTTTCTAATGACGGCTTGAGCATACAGAGCGGTAAAATTGTGAGCGTCAATAAAGGCGATTGGGATAAAGAAGATGGGATTAAAGATATTGATGAGTTTAATTACCGGTGGATAAACAACGCCAAAAAGGCTTTAAAAAACACAGGAAGCCTTTTAATCAGTGGGACTTACCACAATCTTTTTTCTTTGGGGCGTGTGTTACAAAAATTGGATTTTAAGATTTTAAATCTCATCACTTGGCAAAAAACCAACCCTCCTCCTAATTTTAGTTGCCGTTATTTGACGCACTCAGCTGAGCAAATCATTTGGGCGAGAAAAAGCCACAAACACAAGCATGTTTTTAATTATGAGATTTTAAAAAAGATCAATAATGATAAACAAATGCGTGATGTGTGGAGCTTCCCGGCGATCGCTCCTTGGGAAAAAGTGAATGGCAAGCACCCCACTCAAAAACCCCTCGCTTTATTAGTGCGCTTGCTTTTAATGGCGAGCGATGGGAATTCTCTCATTGGCGATCCTTTTAGCGGGAGCTCTACTACAGGCATTGCGGCTAATCTTTTGAAGAGGGAATTTATCGGCATAGAAAAAGAAAGCGGGTTTATCAAAATATCAATGAACAGAAAATTAGAATTAGACACTCGCTATGAAGAGATACAATCTAAAATCAAAGATTTAAATCTCCAATAA